Proteins encoded within one genomic window of Trichomycterus rosablanca isolate fTriRos1 chromosome 7, fTriRos1.hap1, whole genome shotgun sequence:
- the LOC134318127 gene encoding GRAM domain-containing protein 2B isoform X2 produces the protein MEKPLVCDDSVLRHKNNARPTCSVSPSQQTEHLLQCQDTENGGDQRSRKVNKSDAPMSEDTESEILERKRTRSRTFDPSLLSPIQSDTDSKIERKKPQCCNFPRTNSQYHKIFKDIREDEQLKQSYTCALQKDILYQGRLFVSDNWVCFHSKVFGKDTKISIPVTSVTFIKKTRTAILVPNALIIATAQDRYVFVSFLSRDATYKVLMSVCCQLDDKCMGSSPIPSSADRNYRMTHSTLPMNFSADLSDLDGPVIQRRKRLGDSSSSDSEKYEKIPEHKWNMDDIKALRPASLNTLLVVYLFLVCILVLSSCCMAFKLIYLEQRLTSLMAEFSYNGDEYDSVYPDVTSRIYSTLSIHLLKLEKIQKQLERLLEESGINPLQ, from the exons ATGGAGAAACCTTTAGTATGTGATGACTCTGTGCTCAGACACAAGAACAATGCCAGACCTACATGTTCTGTTTCACCTAGTCAACAAACTGAGCATCTGTTACAATG CCAGGATACTGAAAACGGGGGCGATCAGAGATcaagaaaagtaaataaatcagaCGCACCCATGTCAGAGGATACAGAATCTGAAATCTTGGAAAGGAAAAGAACTAG GTCCAGAACATTCGATCCCTCATTGCTATCACCTATCCAGAGTGACACTGACTCAAAAATTGAAAGGAAGAAGCCACAGTGCTGTAAT TTTCCACGGACGAATTCCCAGTATCACAAGATTTTTAAAGACATCAGAGAGGATGAGCAGCTGAAACAGA GTTACACATGTGCTTTGCAGAAAGACATTCTGTATCAGGGGAGACTTTTTGTGTCTGATAACTGGGTCTGCTTCCATTCCAAAGTCTTTGGGAAAGATACCAAG ATTTCTATCCCGGTAACATCAGTAAcatttataaagaaaacaagaacTGCCATCTTAGTGCCAAATGCATTAATTATAGCCACAGCACAGGACAGG TATGTCTTTGTGTCGTTCCTGTCTCGAGACGCCACTTACAAAGTTTTGATGTCAGTGTGCTGCCAGTTGGAT GACAAGTGTATGGGAAGCAGCCCTATACCTTCTTCTGCAGACAGAAACTACAGAATGACACATTCCACGCTTCCTATG AATTTCTCAGCGGATCTGTCAGATCTGGATGGTCCAGTGATTCAGAGGAGAAAAAGACTGGGGGACAGCAGCAGTTCAGATTCTGAAAAGTATGAGAAAATTCcag AGCACAAATGGAATATGGATGACATAAAAGCACTGAGACCAGCTTCACTTAACACTCTTCTGGTGGTGTATCTGTTTCT GGTGTGCATTTTAGTTTTGTCTTCATGTTGCATGGCTTTCAAGTTAATATATCTGGAACAGAGACTGACCTCCCTAATGGCTGAGTTTTCATATAATGG AGATGAATATGACAGTGTCTATCCCGATGTTACTTCTAGAATCTACTCTACTCTGTCCATACACCTTTTGAAGCTGGAAAAG ATTCAGAAACAACTAGAAAGACTGCTTGAGGAAAGTGGTATCAATCCTTTACAATGA
- the LOC134318127 gene encoding GRAM domain-containing protein 2B isoform X1, giving the protein MEKPLVCDDSVLRHKNNARPTCSVSPSQQTEHLLQCQDTENGGDQRSRKVNKSDAPMSEDTESEILERKRTRSRTFDPSLLSPIQSDTDSKIERKKPQCCNFPRTNSQYHKIFKDIREDEQLKQSYTCALQKDILYQGRLFVSDNWVCFHSKVFGKDTKISIPVTSVTFIKKTRTAILVPNALIIATAQDRYVFVSFLSRDATYKVLMSVCCQLDDKCMGSSPIPSSADRNYRMTHSTLPMNFSADLSDLDGPVIQRRKRLGDSSSSDSEKYEKIPEAQVFMNGVKQDGVSDTRPQHAKHKWNMDDIKALRPASLNTLLVVYLFLVCILVLSSCCMAFKLIYLEQRLTSLMAEFSYNGDEYDSVYPDVTSRIYSTLSIHLLKLEKIQKQLERLLEESGINPLQ; this is encoded by the exons ATGGAGAAACCTTTAGTATGTGATGACTCTGTGCTCAGACACAAGAACAATGCCAGACCTACATGTTCTGTTTCACCTAGTCAACAAACTGAGCATCTGTTACAATG CCAGGATACTGAAAACGGGGGCGATCAGAGATcaagaaaagtaaataaatcagaCGCACCCATGTCAGAGGATACAGAATCTGAAATCTTGGAAAGGAAAAGAACTAG GTCCAGAACATTCGATCCCTCATTGCTATCACCTATCCAGAGTGACACTGACTCAAAAATTGAAAGGAAGAAGCCACAGTGCTGTAAT TTTCCACGGACGAATTCCCAGTATCACAAGATTTTTAAAGACATCAGAGAGGATGAGCAGCTGAAACAGA GTTACACATGTGCTTTGCAGAAAGACATTCTGTATCAGGGGAGACTTTTTGTGTCTGATAACTGGGTCTGCTTCCATTCCAAAGTCTTTGGGAAAGATACCAAG ATTTCTATCCCGGTAACATCAGTAAcatttataaagaaaacaagaacTGCCATCTTAGTGCCAAATGCATTAATTATAGCCACAGCACAGGACAGG TATGTCTTTGTGTCGTTCCTGTCTCGAGACGCCACTTACAAAGTTTTGATGTCAGTGTGCTGCCAGTTGGAT GACAAGTGTATGGGAAGCAGCCCTATACCTTCTTCTGCAGACAGAAACTACAGAATGACACATTCCACGCTTCCTATG AATTTCTCAGCGGATCTGTCAGATCTGGATGGTCCAGTGATTCAGAGGAGAAAAAGACTGGGGGACAGCAGCAGTTCAGATTCTGAAAAGTATGAGAAAATTCcag AGGCTCAAGTTTTTATGAATGGGGTAAAACAAGACGGTGTATCAGACACTCGTCCACAGCATGCAA AGCACAAATGGAATATGGATGACATAAAAGCACTGAGACCAGCTTCACTTAACACTCTTCTGGTGGTGTATCTGTTTCT GGTGTGCATTTTAGTTTTGTCTTCATGTTGCATGGCTTTCAAGTTAATATATCTGGAACAGAGACTGACCTCCCTAATGGCTGAGTTTTCATATAATGG AGATGAATATGACAGTGTCTATCCCGATGTTACTTCTAGAATCTACTCTACTCTGTCCATACACCTTTTGAAGCTGGAAAAG ATTCAGAAACAACTAGAAAGACTGCTTGAGGAAAGTGGTATCAATCCTTTACAATGA
- the LOC134318127 gene encoding GRAM domain-containing protein 2B isoform X3 has protein sequence MDTENGGDQRSRKVNKSDAPMSEDTESEILERKRTRSRTFDPSLLSPIQSDTDSKIERKKPQCCNFPRTNSQYHKIFKDIREDEQLKQSYTCALQKDILYQGRLFVSDNWVCFHSKVFGKDTKISIPVTSVTFIKKTRTAILVPNALIIATAQDRYVFVSFLSRDATYKVLMSVCCQLDDKCMGSSPIPSSADRNYRMTHSTLPMNFSADLSDLDGPVIQRRKRLGDSSSSDSEKYEKIPEAQVFMNGVKQDGVSDTRPQHAKHKWNMDDIKALRPASLNTLLVVYLFLVCILVLSSCCMAFKLIYLEQRLTSLMAEFSYNGDEYDSVYPDVTSRIYSTLSIHLLKLEKIQKQLERLLEESGINPLQ, from the exons ATG GATACTGAAAACGGGGGCGATCAGAGATcaagaaaagtaaataaatcagaCGCACCCATGTCAGAGGATACAGAATCTGAAATCTTGGAAAGGAAAAGAACTAG GTCCAGAACATTCGATCCCTCATTGCTATCACCTATCCAGAGTGACACTGACTCAAAAATTGAAAGGAAGAAGCCACAGTGCTGTAAT TTTCCACGGACGAATTCCCAGTATCACAAGATTTTTAAAGACATCAGAGAGGATGAGCAGCTGAAACAGA GTTACACATGTGCTTTGCAGAAAGACATTCTGTATCAGGGGAGACTTTTTGTGTCTGATAACTGGGTCTGCTTCCATTCCAAAGTCTTTGGGAAAGATACCAAG ATTTCTATCCCGGTAACATCAGTAAcatttataaagaaaacaagaacTGCCATCTTAGTGCCAAATGCATTAATTATAGCCACAGCACAGGACAGG TATGTCTTTGTGTCGTTCCTGTCTCGAGACGCCACTTACAAAGTTTTGATGTCAGTGTGCTGCCAGTTGGAT GACAAGTGTATGGGAAGCAGCCCTATACCTTCTTCTGCAGACAGAAACTACAGAATGACACATTCCACGCTTCCTATG AATTTCTCAGCGGATCTGTCAGATCTGGATGGTCCAGTGATTCAGAGGAGAAAAAGACTGGGGGACAGCAGCAGTTCAGATTCTGAAAAGTATGAGAAAATTCcag AGGCTCAAGTTTTTATGAATGGGGTAAAACAAGACGGTGTATCAGACACTCGTCCACAGCATGCAA AGCACAAATGGAATATGGATGACATAAAAGCACTGAGACCAGCTTCACTTAACACTCTTCTGGTGGTGTATCTGTTTCT GGTGTGCATTTTAGTTTTGTCTTCATGTTGCATGGCTTTCAAGTTAATATATCTGGAACAGAGACTGACCTCCCTAATGGCTGAGTTTTCATATAATGG AGATGAATATGACAGTGTCTATCCCGATGTTACTTCTAGAATCTACTCTACTCTGTCCATACACCTTTTGAAGCTGGAAAAG ATTCAGAAACAACTAGAAAGACTGCTTGAGGAAAGTGGTATCAATCCTTTACAATGA